From Tripterygium wilfordii isolate XIE 37 chromosome 13, ASM1340144v1, whole genome shotgun sequence, the proteins below share one genomic window:
- the LOC120012395 gene encoding putative receptor protein kinase ZmPK1, translating to MLKTLKSTCFLSLLILTFFVFVPIANSKTQNFLPRGSSLSVEDESDLLTSPDKTFTCGFYGLGENAYWFAIWFTNSKDRTVVWVANRDKPVNAKGSRVSLRVDGAMALTDFGGLLTWETNATGTYTDARRAELLDTGNLVLKDPNGKILWQSFDFPTDTLLPYQYLTKSTKLISRLKNGTLQSGYFSLLFDNDNVLKMIHDGPDISSLYWPDPSKNIYQNGRFNYNSSRIAVFDEMGTLISSDRLQFSASDAGLGIKRRLTLDYDGNLRVYSLNNLTWKWRISWQALSQGCHVHGICGRNAICVYTPDPKCSCPHGFEVADPSDWYKGCRPTFNQTCLQSEEKFVRLPQVDYYGFDLDYNDNISIHDCRELCLKDCRCVAFSYRLTERHCYTKNALFNGCKSPNFEGSIYLRMPVSVETSESNVLNEIGLKCPLAEPKIVVGSPDMYTSTDRRMRWHYLYSFVAALGGIEILFVIAGFWLHFGRRHGLPASGEDGYKLMSSQFRKFGHAELKKATKNFKEELGRGASGAVYKGILADERVVAVKRLEDSYQGVDVFWAEVSIIANIFHMNLVRMWGFCSKGRHRLLVYEYVEHLSLDKHLFPPNFLGWKERFKVAIGTARGLAYLHHECLEWVIHCDVKPENILLGSDFEPKIADFGLAKLSQRADKKSEFSQIRGTKGYMAPDWALNLPVTAKVDVYSYGVVILELVKGIRLSSWVVIEEADEQETELTRFVRVVGRKIECGENSWMEDAVDLRLNGEYSMNQVRKIVELGIACVQEDRNKRPTMDFVVQALSQCEEEEGIL from the coding sequence ATGTTGAAAACACTGAAATCTacatgttttctttctttgcttATTCTCACCTTCTTCGTATTTGTTCCCATTGCTAATTCAAAAACTCAGAATTTCTTGCCAAGAGGTTCCTCGTTGTCAGTTGAAGATGAATCAGACCTCCTAACCTCACCAGATAAAACATTCACTTGTGGCTTCTATGGGCTGGGAGAAAATGCTTACTGGTTTGCTATCTGGTTCACCAATTCTAAGGACAGAACCGTTGTTTGGGTAGCCAACAGAGACAAGCCTGTGAATGCCAAGGGCTCCAGAGTTTCTCTTCGTGTAGATGGTGCCATGGCGTTGACCGATTTTGGTGGCCTTTTGACATGGGAGACCAACGCCACTGGCACTTACACTGATGCAAGAAGAGCAGAGCTTTTGGATACTGGAAACCTTGTTCTCAAAGACCCAAATGGTAAAATACTATGGCAAAGCTTTGATTTTCCAACTGATACTCTTCTTCCTTACCAATACCTTACAAAGAGCACAAAGCTGATATCTCGTTTGAAAAATGGGACTCTTCAATCTGGGTATTTTAGCTTGCTCTTTGATAATGATAATGTCTTGAAAATGATCCATGATGGGCCAGACATTTCAAGCTTGTACTGGCCTGATCCTTCTAAGAATATTTATCAAAATGGCAGATTTAATTATAATAGTTCCAGAATTGCTGTCTTTGATGAAATGGGTACTCTTATATCAAGTGATCGGTTGCAATTCAGTGCTTCTGATGCGGGACTCGGGATTAAAAGAAGGCTAACATTGGATTATGATGGGAACCTCAGAGTTTATAGCCTGAACAATTTGACATGGAAGTGGAGGATTTCATGGCAAGCTCTTAGTCAAGGATGTCATGTGCATGGGATCTGTGGAAGAaatgcaatttgtgtatatactCCAGATCCCAAGTGCTCTTGTCCACATGGGTTTGAGGTAGCTGATCCAAGTGACTGGTACAAAGGTTGCAGGCCAACGTTTAACCAAACCTGTTTGCAGTCCGAAGAGAAGTTCGTGCGACTTCCGCAGGTAGATTACTATGGATTTGATCTTGATTATAACGATAACATCTCAATCCATGATTGTAGGGAACTCTGCTTGAAGGATTGTAGGTGTGTAGCGTTCAGCTATAGACTAACAGAAAGACACTGTTACAcaaaaaatgcacttttcaatGGCTGTAAGTCTCCAAACTTTGAAGGCAGCATATACCTAAGAATGCCAGTGAGTGTAGAAACATCAGAATCCAACGTTCTTAATGAAATCGGCCTAAAATGCCCGCTGGCCGAGCCCAAAATTGTAGTGGGATCCCCAGACATGTACACTAGTACTGACCGAAGGATGAGATGGCATTATCTGTACTCGTTTGTTGCTGCTCTTGGCGGAATTGAAATTCTTTTTGTAATAGCAGGCTTTTGGCTCCACTTTGGAAGAAGACATGGCTTGCCTGCTTCCGGGGAAGATGGATACAAGCTCATGTCAAGTCAATTCAGGAAGTTTGGCCATGCAGAGCTTAAGAAGGCAAcaaagaatttcaaggaagagCTTGGAAGAGGCGCTTCTGGGGCGGTATACAAGGGTATTTTGGCAGACGAAAGGGTGGTGGCGGTTAAGAGACTTGAAGATTCTTATCAAGGGGTGGATGTTTTTTGGGCAGAAGTGAGCATAATTGCAAATATCTTCCACATGAATCTGGTGAGAATGTGGGGATTTTGTTCAAAGGGCAGACACAGACTCCTGGTTTATGAGTACGTGGAACATCTATCACTGGACAAGCATTTATTTCCCCCTAATTTTCTCGGCTGGAAAGAGCGGTTTAAAGTTGCCATAGGAACGGCCAGGGGTTTAGCCTATCTTCACCATGAATGTCTAGAGTGGGTTATACATTGTGATGTCAAGCCTGAAAATATTCTTTTGGGTAGTGACTTTGAACCCAAGATAGCAGACTTCGGGTTAGCTAAGCTATCTCAAAGAGCCGACAAGAAATCTGAATTCTCTCAAATTAGAGGTACAAAAGGCTATATGGCTCCAGATTGGGCTCTTAACCTACCCGTCACTGCAAAAGTGGATGTTTATAGTTATGGagttgtgattctagagttggTGAAGGGAATCCGGCTTTCGAGTTGGGTGGTCATAGAGGAGGCTGATGAGCAAGAAACAGAGCTGACAAGATTTGTGAGGGTAGTAGGAAGAAAAATAGAGTGCGGAGAGAACTCATGGATGGAGGATGCTGTGGATTTAAGACTGAATGGGGAGTACAGCATGAACCAAGTAAGAAAGATTGTTGAACTTGGTATAGCTTGTGTGCAGGAAGATAGAAACAAGAGGCCAACAATGGATTTTGTAGTCCAAGCTTTATCACAATGTGAAGAGGAAGAAGGCATTCTTTAA
- the LOC120013058 gene encoding putative receptor protein kinase ZmPK1, translated as MLQTLKSPCFLSLLILTFLVFVPIANSKTQNFLPKGSSLSVEDESDLLISPDKTFTCGFYGLGENAYWFAIWFTNSKDRTVVWVVANRDKPVNAKGSRVSLGVNGARVLTDFGGLLTWETNTTHTDARRAELLDTGNLVLKDPNGKILWQSFDFPTDTLLPYQYLTKNKKLISSLKNLTFHSGYFSLLFDNDNVLKMIYDGPEISSLYWPAPYKSVFENGRFGYNSSRMALFDEMGTFTSSDELKFSASDVGLGIKRRLTLDYDGNLRVYSLNNLTGKWGISWQALSQGCHVHGICGRNAICVYTPDLKCSCPPGYEVADPSDWDKGCKATFNQTCPQSQKEKFVRLPQVDYYGYDLNYTPKSSIDHCKELCLGDCRCVAFSYRITEGVCFTKNALFNGFRSPNFQGSIYLRMPESVETSESNVLNGTSPKCRPGEAKIEVGSPDMYSSSTGRSMRWNYLYSFAAVLGGIEILFVIVGFWLLFGRGHGLPVFGEDGYKLMSSQFRKFCYAELKKATNNFKEELGRGASGAVYKGILADERVVAVKRLEDPYQGVDVFWAEVSIIASIFHMNLVRMWGFCSEGRHRLLVYEYVEHLSLDKHLFPPNFLGWKERFKVAFGTAKGLAYLHHECLEWVIHCDVKPENILLGNDFEPKIADFGLAKLSQRAGNKSEFSQIRGTKGYIAPDWALNLSITAKVDVYSYGVVILEMVKGIRLSSWVVIEEADEQETELTRFVRVVGRKIECGENSWMEDAVDTRLNGQYNRNQVRKMVELGIACVQEDRNKRPTMDFVVQALSECEDEEGNSLSKS; from the coding sequence ATGTTGCAAACACTAAAATCTCCATGTTTTCTTTCCTTGCTAATTCTCACCTTCTTAGTATTTGTTCCCATTGCAAATTCGAAAACCCAGAATTTCTTGCCAAAAGGCTCCTCTTTGTCAGTTGAAGATGAATCAGACCTCCTAATCTCACCAGATAAAACATTCACCTGTGGCTTCTATGGGCTGGGAGAAAATGCTTACTGGTTCGCTATCTGGTTCACCAATTCTAAGGACAGAACCGTTGTTTGGGTGGTGGCCAACAGAGACAAGCCTGTGAATGCCAAGGGCTCCAGAGTTTCTCTTGGCGTAAATGGTGCCAGGGTGCTGACTGATTTTGGTGGCCTTTTGACATGGGAGACCAACACCACTCACACTGATGCAAGAAGAGCAGAGCTTTTGGATACTGGAAACCTTGTTCTCAAAGACCCAAATGGTAAAATACTATGGCAAAGCTTTGATTTTCCCACTGATACTCTTCTTCCTTACCAATATCTTACAAAGAACAAGAAGCTGATATCTAGTTTGAAAAATTTGACTTTTCATTCTGGGTATTTTAGCTTGCTCTTTGATAATGATAATGTCTTGAAAATGATCTATGATGGGCCAGAAATTTCAAGCTTGTACTGGCCTGCTCCTTATAAGAGTGTGTTTGAAAATGGCAGATTTGGTTATAATAGTTCCAGAATGGCTTTATTTGATGAAATGGGTACTTTTACATCAAGTGATGAGTTGAAATTCAGTGCTTCTGATGTGGGACTTGGGATTAAAAGAAGGCTAACATTGGATTATGATGGGAACCTTAGAGTTTATAGCCTGAACAATTTGACGGGGAAGTGGGGGATTTCATGGCAAGCTCTTAGTCAAGGATGTCATGTGCATGGGATATGTGGAAGAaatgcaatttgtgtatatactCCAGATCTCAAGTGCTCATGTCCACCTGGGTATGAGGTAGCTGATCCAAGTGACTGGGACAAAGGTTGCAAGGCAACGTTTAACCAAACCTGTCCGCAGTCCCAAAAAGAGAAGTTCGTGCGACTTCCGCAGGTAGATTACTATGGATATGATCTCAATTATACTCCAAAAAGCTCAATTGATCATTGTAAGGAACTCTGCTTGGGGGATTGTAGGTGTGTCGCGTTCAGCTATAGAATAACAGAAGGAGTCTGTTTCAcaaaaaatgcacttttcaatGGCTTCCGGTCTCCAAACTTTCAAGGCAGCATATACTTAAGAATGCCAGAGAGTGTAGAAACATCAGAGTCCAACGTTCTTAATGGAACCAGTCCAAAATGCCGGCCGGGCGAGGCTAAAATAGAAGTGGGATCCCCAGACATGTACAGTAGTAGTACTGGCAGAAGCATGAGATGGAATTATCTGTACTCGTTTGCTGCTGTTCTTGGCGGAATTGAAATTCTTTTTGTAATAGTAGGCTTTTGGCTCCTCTTTGGAAGAGGACATGGCTTGCCTGTTTTCGGGGAAGATGGATACAAACTCATGTCAAGTCAATTCAGGAAGTTTTGCTATGCAGAGCTTAAGAAGGCAACAAATAATTTCAAGGAAGAGCTTGGAAGAGGCGCTTCTGGGGCGGTATACAAGGGTATTCTGGCAGACGAAAGAGTTGTGGCGGTTAAGAGACTCGAAGATCCATATCAAGGGGTGGATGTTTTTTGGGCAGAAGTGAGCATAATTGCAAGTATCTTCCACATGAACCTGGTGAGGATGTGGGGATTTTGTTCAGAGGGCAGACACAGACTCCTAGTTTATGAGTATGTGGAACATCTCTCACTGGACAAACATTTATTTCCCCCGAATTTTCTCGGTTGGAAAGAGCGGTTTAAAGTCGCCTTCGGAACGGCCAAGGGATTGGCCTATCTTCACCATGAATGTCTAGAGTGGGTTATACATTGTGATGTGAAGCCTGAAAATATTCTTTTGGGTAATGACTTTGAACCCAAGATTGCAGACTTTGGGTTAGCTAAGTTATCTCAAAGAGCCGGCAACAAATCTGAATTCTCTCAGATTAGAGGAACAAAAGGCTATATCGCTCCGGATTGGGCTCTTAACCTATCCATCACTGCAAAAGTAGATGTTTATAGTTATGGAGTTGTGATTCTAGAGATGGTGAAGGGAATCCGGCTTTCGAGTTGGGTGGTCATAGAAGAGGCTGATGAGCAAGAAACAGAGCTGACAAGATTTGTGAGGGTAGTAGGAAGAAAAATAGAGTGCGGAGAGAACTCATGGATGGAGGATGCTGTGGATACAAGGCTGAATGGGCAGTACAACAGGAACCAAGTAAGAAAGATGGTTGAACTTGGTATAGCTTGTGTGCAGGAAGATAGAAACAAGAGGCCAACAATGGATTTTGTAGTCCAAGCTTTATCAGAATGTGAAGATGAAGAAGGCAATTCTTTAAGCAAGAGCTAG
- the LOC120013059 gene encoding mitochondrial substrate carrier family protein B-like — protein sequence MKMEARVGVVVEGGQRALNSAHGSVVDAGTRKFLQQQQNHNKPSMHQQSQIGTVQQLLAGGIAGAFSKTCTAPLARLTILFQVQGMHSDVSTLSKPCIWREASRIVNEEGFRAFWKGNLVTIAHRLPYSSVNFYAYENYKSWLQQFLGLKNLKGSASADLFVHFVGGGLAGITAASATYPLDLVRTRLAAQRSTMYYTGISHAFRTICREEGFWGLYKGLGATLLGVGPSLAISFSVYESLRSFWQSRRPNDSTVIVSLACGSLSGIASSTATFPLDLVRRRMQLEGAGGRARVYTTGLFGTFRHIIKSEGLRGLYRGILPEYYKVVPGVGIVFMTYETLKMLLSPVRSS from the exons ATGAAAATGGAAGCCAGAGTTGGCGTGGTTGTCGAGGGAGGTCAGAGAGCGCTTAATTCCGCTCACGGCAGCGTGGTCGACGCTGGGACGAGAAAGTTTTTGCAGCAGCAGCAAAACCACAATAAGCCGTCAATGCACCAGCAGTCCCAGATAGGGACTGTGCAGCAGCTTCTTGCTGGCGGTATTGCTGGTGCCTTTAGCAAGACCTGCACGGCTCCTTTGGCTCGCCTCACCATTCTCTTCCAG GTGCAAGGTATGCATTCTGATGTATCGACTTTGAGTAAACCTTGCATATGGCGTGAGGCTTCGCGTATTGTTAATGAGGAGGGATTTAGAGCATTTTGGAAAGGCAATCTAGTCACGATTGCTCATCGTCTCCCGTATTCTTCAGTTAACTTCTATGCATATGAAAACTACAAGAGT TGGCTGCAACAGTTTCTTGGCCTGAAAAATCTTAAGGGAAGTGCAAGTGctgacctttttgtgcactttgttGGTGGAGGGTTGGCAGGAATAACAGCTGCCTCAGCCACATATCCATTGGACCTTGTTAGGACACGCCTTGCAGCACAG aGAAGTACAATGTACTACACAGGCATTTCGCATGCATTTCGTACTATTTGTAGAGAAGAAGGGTTTTGGGGCTTGTATAAAGGACTTGGAGCAACACTATTG GGTGTTGGGCCAAGTTTAGCCATTAGCTTTTCTGTGTACGAGTCTCTCAGATCTTTCTGGCAGTCTCGAAG GCCCAACGATTCCACTGTCATCGTGAGTCTCGCCTGTGGTAGTCTATCAGGGATTGCATCATCCACAG CAACATTTCCTCTGGATCTTGTAAGAAGAAGAATGCAGTTGGAAGGGGCAGGGGGCCGAGCCCGTGTCTATACTACTGGTTTATTTGGGACATTTAGGCACATAATCAAGTCAGAAGGCTTGCGAGGCTTGTATAGAGGCATTCTACCTGAATACTACAAGGTAGTACCTGGTGTTGGCATTGTCTTCATGACTTATGAGACATTGAAGATGCTTTTGTCTCCTGTACGTAGCAGTTGA
- the LOC120013438 gene encoding BEL1-like homeodomain protein 9, whose translation MAEGFEPYHVPQQSRRDKLRHVAQTHFGAGCVDSGLIPLYDPSLLSSDLLTCAPPVGVLKEGGVNGNLMGFVSSTSQHHPFLDPQSSLPINPYFYQNFQNLRSNYDHQSYNGHGDTTSTSTGQGLSLSLSSHHTHHSNLPLELNYMVPAGIIGGAGSGSASNEVSRSSVPLGPFTGYSSILKGSKFLKPAQQLMEELCDAGRAIYAEKIAPDSALMEPSMDSSGDLLSCLDGSENRRKKSRLLSMLDEVYRRYKQYYQQMQAVVASFEYVAGLSNAAPYANLALKAMSKHFRSLKNAITDQLQFNNTAQGPISNGKDEVPRFGNSERGIYGQRPIHSSGSYDHQPVWRPQRGLPERAVSVLRAWLFEHFLHPYPTDTDKLMLAKQTGLSRSQVSNWFINARVRLWKPMVEEIHMLEMRQAQKALPREDRNANRSSDNNIASSNSLVSENPSTSTQRFHDNPPSKHGRNDFAPPPVESEEALNLSYHNLSGHQHMGVSVGMAVGSGVSLTLGLHQNNGIGLSDSYPINAAQRFGLEGSNEGYVMGNFVQN comes from the exons ATGGCGGAAGGGTTTGAGCCGTACCATGTCCCGCAACAAAGCAGGAGAGATAAGCTTCGGCACGTGGCTCAAACCCACTTCGGTGCTGGTTGTGTTGATTCAGGCTTAATTCCTCTCTACGATCCTTCACTACTCTCTTCAGATTTGCTCACTTGCGCCCCTCCAGTTGGAGTACTGAAAGAGGGAGGAGTGAATGGTaatttgatgggttttgtttCTTCAACCTCACAACACCACCCTTTCTTGGATCCACAATCTTCACTCCCTATAAACCCTTATTTTTATCAGAATTTTCAAAACCTGAGAAGTAATTATGACCACCAGTCATATAATGGGCATGGTGATACCACCAGTACCAGTACTGGTCAAGGATtgtctctatctctctcttctcatcatACCCACCATAGCAATCTTCCTCTAGAGCTCAATTATATGGTTCCAGCTGGTATAATTGGTGGTGCTGGCAGTGGTTCTGCTTCTAATGAGGTTTCCAGAAGCTCGGTTCCTCTCGGACCGTTTACCGGTTATTCTTCGATTTTGAAGGGGTCGAAATTCTTGAAGCCTGCGCAGCAATTGATGGAGGAGTTGTGTGATGCTGGTCGAGCAATTTATGCCGAAAAGATTGCCCCCGATTCGGCTCTGATGGAACCTTCGATGGATAGTAGTGGGGATCTGCTTAGTTGTCTCGATGGGAGCGAGAATCGGCGAAAGAAGTCCAGGCTACTCTCAATGCTAGACGag GTTTACAGGAGGTACAAGCAATACTATCAACAGATGCAGGCAGTGGTGGCATCATTTGAATACGTGGCTGGCCTAAGCAATGCAGCTCCTTATGCTAACTTGGCTTTAAAAGCCATGTCTAAACACTTCAGGTCCTTGAAAAATGCCATCACTGACCAGCTTCAGTTCAACAATACGGCCCAAGGTCCAATAAGCAATGGTAAAGATGAAGTCCCTCGGTTCGGGAACTCTGAAAGAGGCATTTATGGCCAGAGGCCCATTCACAGCTCAGGCTCATATGATCACCAACCTGTGTGGCGACCCCAAAGGGGGCTTCCTGAACGTGCTGTTTCTGTTTTAAGGGCATGGTTATTTGAACACTTCCTGCATCC TTATCCTACGGACACCGACAAGCTAATGTTGGCCAAACAAACTGGTCTATCAAGGAGCCAG GTTTCTAATTGGTTCATCAATGCAAGAGTCAGGCTCTGGAAGCCAATGGTTGAGGAAATACACATGCTAGAGATGCGGCAAGCTCAAAAGGCTTTGCCAAGAGAGGATCGAAATGCCAACAGGTCAAGTGATAATAATATAGCTTCATCGAACTCGCTTGTGTCCGAAAACCCATCCACATCCACCCAGAGATTTCATGATAACCCTCCTTCGAAACACGGTAGAAATGATTTTGCGCCTCCACCTGTGGAGAGCGAGGAGGCACTGAACTTGTCTTACCATAATCTATCAGGCCATCAACATATGGGTGTTAGTGTAGGCATGGCAGTTGGTAGTGGGGTGTCCCTAACACTTGGTCTCCACCAGAATAACGGGATCGGTTTATCGGATTCTTATCCTATAAATGCAGCTCAACGATTTGGTCTCGAGGGAAGTAATGAGGGATATGTTATGGGTAATTTTGTACAAAATTGA
- the LOC120013810 gene encoding aldehyde oxidase GLOX-like codes for MGSLPFQRLLLFLAFNSIAVLQNTIIFATAQLPGTWELLVPNAGIASMHTAVTRFNTVVLLDRTNIGPSRRMLRKGHCRNDRSDAVLGHDCYAHSVVLDLQTNQIRPLMILTDTWCSSGQFLPDGTLIQTGGSMDGFKKIRKFEPCEPNGSCDWLELQDVELGNGRWYATNQILPDGSVVIVGGRGTNTVEYYPPRKNGVVPFPFLADMEDNQMDNLYPYVHLLPNGHLFIFANNKAVMYDPQTNQIIRDYPILDGGPRNYPSAGSSAMLALEGDYSTAVIVICGGAQYGAFIERSTDTPAHGSCGRIVATSPNPAWEMEDMPYGRIMGDMVMLPTGDALIINGAQAGTQGFELASNPCLFPVLYRPDQPVGLRFMTLTPGTIPRLYHSTANLLPDGRVLIAGSNPHYFYKFNAEFPTELRIEAFSPEYLSLDRTNIRPVIGEIPETVRYGEVFNVIASVPLPVVGIMEVNLVNAPFATHSFSQGQRLVKLTVTPSVPDGDGRYRIGVTAPPNGAVAPPGYYMAFVVNNGVPSVARWVHLVS; via the coding sequence ATGGGTTCTCTTCCTTTCCAAAGGTTGTTGCTTTTCCTCGCTTTCAATTCAATCGCAGTTTTACAGAACACCATCATCTTTGCAACTGCTCAGCTGCCTGGCACGTGGGAGCTTCTGGTCCCAAATGCGGGAATTGCGTCCATGCACACGGCGGTGACCCGATTCAACACGGTGGTCCTTTTAGACAGGACCAACATcggcccatcccgcaggatGCTACGAAAGGGCCACTGCCGCAACGACCGAAGCGACGCCGTTCTGGGACACGATTGCTACGCCCATTCTGTCGTCCTCGACCTACAAACCAATCAAATTCGTCCACTCATGATACTTACCGACACATGGTGCTCCTCGGGTCAATTCCTCCCCGATGGGACCTTAATACAAACGGGTGGGAGCATGGACGGGTTCAAGAAGATCCGGAAATTCGAACCTTGTGAGCCAAACGGGTCTTGCGATTGGTTGGAGCTCCAAGATGTGGAATTAGGCAACGGCAGGTGGTATGCCACAAACCAGATACTACCGGACGGTTCGGTGGTCATTGTAGGCGGCAGAGGAACCAATACGGTCGAGTATTATCCGCCGAGAAAAAACGGCGTCGTCCCGTTTCCCTTCCTTGCTGACATGGAGGATAATCAGATGGACAATTTGTACCCTTACGTTCATCTCCTCCCCAACGGTCACCTCTTCATTTTCGCTAACAACAAGGCAGTTATGTATGATCCCCAAACCAATCAAATCATCAGAGATTATCCAATTCTCGATGGGGGCCCACGGAACTATCCATCAGCAGGGTCCTCGGCGATGTTGGCACTGGAAGGGGACTATTCAACGGCGGTGATAGTCATCTGCGGTGGGGCTCAATACGGTGCGTTTATTGAAAGAAGCACCGACACCCCCGCTCACGGTAGTTGCGGCCGCATCGTGGCAACCTCTCCTAACCCGGCTTGGGAGATGGAAGACATGCCATATGGGCGGATAATGGGGGATATGGTAATGTTACCTACCGGTGACGCGTTAATTATCAACGGAGCCCAAGCAGGGACCCAAGGGTTCGAATTGGCATCAAATCCCTGCTTATTCCCAGTCCTGTACAGACCGGATCAACCGGTTGGGTTACGGTTCATGACACTAACGCCGGGAACTATACCCAGATTGTACCACTCTACGGCTAACCTCTTACCGGACGGGAGAGTATTGATTGCGGGGAGTAATCCACATTATTTCTACAAATTCAATGCAGAATTTCCCACTGAATTACGCATCGAAGCGTTTTCACCCGAATATCTATCACTTGATCGGACTAATATCCGACCTGTTATAGGGGAAATTCCGGAGACGGTACGGTACGGAGAGGTTTTTAATGTAATTGCGTCGGTACCGCTGCCCGTGGTGGGGATAATGGAGGTCAATTTGGTGAACGCGCCATTCGCAACACATTCGTTCTCACAAGGTCAGAGACTGGTCAAATTGACCGTTACACCCTCGGTGCCTGACGGCGACGGCCGGTATAGGATAGGAGTTACGGCGCCGCCGAATGGGGCGGTTGCTCCACCGGGTTATTACATGGCGTTCGTGGTCAATAATGGAGTACCAAGTGTCGCACGCTGGGTGCATTTGGTGTCTTAA